DNA from Vitis vinifera cultivar Pinot Noir 40024 chromosome 19, ASM3070453v1:
ctactgccactttgatgttttgcTTCCTCTACCTTAGTaattgcatctagggcactcCATTTGCTCTAAGTGGGCCTCATATGACTAGAAatcactattttattatttttttagtcattttgaagtaattattttgtaataagtgacCAATGAAAGTGtgtcacatgttaggtaattgatgatattatataaactctcttaattATAGGGTTTAGGCATCTTGGATCCTCTTTTAGGAGTTTGACAATTTTagggtttgttttcttttcttctttattgaatgtattgtttttagtttcttttgattcaaattatggctttttaccctattatggattgtgtgTGTGACATCACctccatgagaggctaaaaaaccaacttggggcttgaaacatgaaaacctaaggttATAGAAGTAATGGGTAAATTAtcataacaatgagattaattatttgttggattagaatttatcaattttttattctatccttgtgagttagtttagggaatgatatagTAGGTTATTAcctgatactagtgattcttggtaactcttgatcattagttatctcggtctttcttatcattatttgcctcaaaacaaagctataaggagtaggaaagGTTAAAAAGCCAAGCTTTAAACcaataatcaatctcattcatttgatggttttaggaatcgatctattttaaaaaggagAAATTAGGTTTTAGATATagttttgagttatagaactcaagttGATCATGAACAGCCAAGGACCCTAAGACCTTAAAATCACTTAACTTAAGAAACCTTTGTTCTCTCTATTTCTATACCTTAAGTTAGATTATGGAAAGCCTCCGActtgaatcaattaaattaaaaatcaatatttattttgttattaatttagtttcttttacttagttttacttcataaaacttacttcacatattgtttttcattttaggaATCAAACAAAAGTAATTCATTTATCCTCgtattgacaatttccataagcCAGTCCTTAAGGACAATACTCggagtactaaaaaattcataatgactccttctctagtttttcttaacCATAGTTGCTACGTAAAAGGCTTAGTATTTTGGACAATAGAAAAGATCGGTCATTACCCATGTAATTTGCCTTGATATTCAGATTATTCATATCAACAATGACGTGGTTTGTCGCACCACTATCGACATACCACTCATGATCTGTAGGGTTAGAGGTGGAAAGGACATTTGCTTGGCTTGAGGAGTTGGCATAACTAGTCGAACCAACACCCGAAAAGCTAATATCAAACCTTCTATAACATTTATCAGCTACATGACCAATCTTTTTATAGAGTTGGCAAATTGGTTTGTTGCCACGACCAAAACCACCATGGCTAGGGCCAGTATGACCTCTACCACTAGGACTACAAAACTGAGAGTTACCAGCACGATTGGCATTGCTAGATTCACCAGGAAAGGATTTACGATAAGCAACATTAATAGAAGGAGAAATTTGCATATCAGTAGACAAAGAGGCCAATTGATGCTAAATCCTTATTTCGTGAGTTTGTAAAGCAAATTGAACCTCTTGAAGAGTGAGAGCATGATTTCTTAAAGTAAGATTAACAACAATGGACTCATATTTCTGACCAAATCTAGCAAGAATATAAAGAATTGGATATTCATCAGTGATAACCTAACCAACGGAGTTAAGATTGTCTGTCAAACCTTGCATCTTGAGAATATACTCCTCCACACTGAGAGCTCCTTTCTTTGGTGTCTATAACATCATACGAAGCTACATCAGTCTGGCCTTCAATTGAGACCGAAAAAGTAGTTCAAGTGTGGACCAAACTTTAGGAACAATCCCCAATCTCCAAGTGTATATGAATAATCAATAAACAGTCCTGAAACTAATGACAACTATGGAACTATTAAAATTCTCGAATTGTGAtgcgaattttttttttttgttttttttccactGATGTGAAGGGAAGACgatagccaaaaaaaaaaaaaaagaaaaaaaaaaagaaagaaagaaaaaggtacAAGCATAATTCTTTCAAAGAGTGGAGTCCAACAAAACTTATTCATAGGGTGGAGTATTAATTTTGGATATAAAGTTTAATTAGAAGTACAGTTTATTTACTTAAATTTCTCATAACTGCAGAATTAAAGTCGTTTACTGGGCAAGAGGCCGGCAGAACAACAGTTTTCAACAGCCGCCGCCACAACCACCACCGCCCCCACAGCCGCCACCACCACAACCACCGCCCCGCCACCTCCACCGCCACTGTTCCAACCACCACTGCTTGCAGTTACAATAGAAGTAGTGGCTATAGCAGCGCCCGCTCCTGCTAAAATCACCATTTTACCATCTTTTGAGCCACTGCTTTTGGAGGTTTGGCCCTTTTCCATAGCTTGCTGTCTATACGTTTGCTGCGCTGACTGGGGAGCTGCAGTACTCCTTTGAACAGCAGGGAGTTTCCTTTTGCCTCCACCCTTGCAAAGACAGCACAACACTACAATTGCTACGGCTACTGAACCGCAAGCTATGAGAACAATAGCATATGCTTTCATCTTCCTTGGAGTTGCTCTGCTGCAAATATGGAAGATTATATAATTATTGTACCCAGGGCTATTACCTGaagttgattatatatatatatgatggaTTGTTTTACAGGGAAGTTTACAGCAGGCTTCTTTACAATTGTGATGAAGAATGAAGGAAAATGATGCTTGTTTACCTCATGCTTCACGCTGAGCTTCTTTTCGCCAACTAATTATTAATATTCGTTACTTGGAGGAGAAGGGAAATAGCAAAGTAGACTTTGTCAAACATTTGAATGAAAAACATCCTTATCGCAGACAAAAGTCCACACCCAACATTTTCCTTCCCACTTCCCTTCATTCTCTCAGTGTCAACTACTCTTATAGTCTCTCTGAGAAAAATTCAATTGAGAGATGGTTCGATATAATTTACATTAAACTTAATTGAAAAAGCATGTATTTGAAGTCTTTTAGAAATGAGtcgttttaaaaatattttgagtaaaGAGATTAagtatcatttaattaattttactatATGCTGACTTAAgtggtgtttggttttttttttttttactttttgcttaaatcaatttgttttcagaatttaggttttttgtttttctactttttcataacttattataaactttttattaaatagaaaaagtcaagtaactttttctaaatagaaaaaataatatattgatttttctatactttttaatacttaatagaaataaaatactacaaaaacaaataacctaatatttaacactattaagcattaaggttctatttagaattaagtaaaaaaacatacACCACCTTACTATCTCATAGTAAAGATATGATCGGTGttcgtaattttttttatgaattaaatatttcaaaataaataaattataaaatttggcACAAGAAAAAATGAAACCATTTTATGTGAGTAAACCCTCCTTTAATACATGCAGTGTGCTGCATGGGGATTCCCACTCAATCAACTGATCAGTTTTGGATTCTCCAATCTTGGATCTGGGCAAGCAAGCATATCTACATGCAAGTTATGGACCAATATATCACTACAATGGTTCTTTTCCATCCTttgtgtttggtaaaacttataacttattttttatattaagtattaaggttgacCGGGgctaaaattaacttaaattttattttatgttatatattgaattgacatatttatcttattaattaTGAATTTGGAGTGATGGTTgttaaatatattatcattaaatatgtgcaaataaaaaaaatggtgttaataataagttaattattttgatttaatacttgaagtcattttttaactttaacttGTGATATTaagtaattttattaaatatgcttaatctatttaataacttaaattaagttattaagtctgatttaccaaacaccctcctaataaagaataaatattttttttatttcttatttagaGTACGTTTGATGATAATTTTATGaattgtttctaatatttttaatatttaaaaaataaaatttttctaatctttctaatacttaaaaaattttatttttcaataaaatatcaaaattgattTCTACAGGCTAAAACATGATGCTATAACCCCAATCCCTGAGTATATAGGAATAATCAATAAATAGTCCCGAGACTAATGACAACTATGGTACTATTAAAATGCTGGATCGAATTGTACGTATTGAACATTTTAGATGGAAAAATCTCTTTCTTTGCTATTACATACTCACATTTATTcgttttagaaaattaattattaattacctACTATTCATGTTAATGCGAAAATCTTTATTACAGAATTATTGTTTTGCATACTTATACTACTTAGATTATATTATTAATagtcatattttattaaaaaccatttatttttaattaaaaatgatttttaatttttaataagatttacattatataaattgaatttatatgttttttaacaaataaaaaaaaattatttttaaaaacaacttatctaaaaagtccttagtttttttaatttttgaaaattattttttaaaataacttaatttgtATTTAGGAATTCAAATAGCTCCTAATTGGGATGAATTGAAATTCCACTTATAAATGAGATTTCaagtgcatttgatagtgattttagaaaacatttttagcttttttaacacttgaatgataaaaaattttaagtgttaaaaaatttaaaaacacttctgtagaccccaaaatttgtaccaattttatctttacattaattttgaaccCAATTTTAAATCCCAATTACATGTGTTATTTTAGACCTACTTatcctttaatttttagttttcattattttgaattttttttttttttttttttatttttacttattgattttatttattattattattattattattattatattatatttttatatttttattttatttatttattttcttatttttttattattatttttttctccctcctctctcttcctttttctcctcCACCTCCCCTCACCCACCCACTTCTTCTCTCTCCTCCCATACTCCTCACCACCGGCCACTTTtgatttttccctcaaatttttttccctcccactcttctctctcttccccaAAACTCCCTTTATaaacattatataaattgaatttatatgttttttaacaaatcaaaataaaaaattatttttaaaaacaacttatctaaaaagtccttagtttttttaatttttgaaaattattttttaaaataacttaatttgtATTTAGGAATTCAAATAGCTCCTAGTTGGGATGAATTGAAATTCCACttataaatgatatttcaaGTAcatttagtagtgattttataaaatatttttaatttttttaatacttgaatgataaaaaattttaagtgttaaaaaatttaaaaacacttctgtaaaccccaaaatttgttccaattttatctttacattaattttgaacccaattttaaattccaattacatGTGTTATTTTAAGCCTACTTatcctttaatttttagttttcattattttgaatttttttttattttttatttgattttatttattattattattattattatattataattttattttatttatttattttcttatttttttattattatttttttctctctcctctctcttccgTTTTCTCCTCCACCTCCCTTCACCCATGGAGGAAAAAATCGCGaaatatcggcgaaatatcgccgatatatcttGTATCGGACGGCGGCGACACGGCATATGGAGGAGAAAAATCGAAGGAGGAAATTTCGCCAAAAATCGCCAATtaatcggcgatatatcgccgaatcttgataaatcggcgattttttCATTAAATCGCCTGTGGCCGCGTGAAATCGCTGATAAATCGGCGATATTTCGGCGataaatcgccgattttttgcCGATTTTTCGCTCCTCTCTCCAGCGCAATCTGACGGCTTAGATTTCCCCCGCGTTGATCCAATGGCCCAGATGCGATTCCAACGGTAATAATGTGATCCAACGGCCAGATTTGTCCCAGATTGTGATCCAACGGCCAGATTTGAATTTCAACGGTAAATTGGtgttccaacggctattttggcccaaatttcttctataaatTGCCATTTTTCCATCAATTTCACCCATTGttgctttcattcttcatttgctctctcattactccaattttaaggtatgtttattttaaattgtaattaattttgtttgcaattataattaatatggatgatttaatgttatttttatattcaatagtaattaatttgtatatttttattgaattgacttaggttaatttgattatttaattataaattgatatgtttattttagatgattatttgtgatttagtttcacatttaattaatttaattaacatgctaaattatttaattaatttaattaacatgaactagtatattttgaatatgaaatatgtttatttttatgattattgggattttttttcatatgcaattatgattaatttttaatttagtaaatttatcatagaattagatctagatttaaaaaattaacttagctaaattatttaattagtttaattaacatgaactactatatatggaatattaaatatgttcaatttttatgattatcatgatttagttttatatccaattatgattattttttaatttagtaaaattttcataaaattatatttagattcaaaaaattaacttagctaaattatttaattagtttaattaacatgaactactatattttgaatatgaaatatgttcatttttatgattattgggattttttttcatatgcaattatgattagtttttaatttagtaaatttatcatagaattagatctcgatttaaaaaattaacttagcaaaattatttaattagtttaattaatatgaactactatatatggaatattaaatatgctccatttttataattatcatgatttagtttcatatccaattatgattaatttttaatttagtaattttttcataaaattagatttagattcaaaaaattaacttagctaaattatttaattagtttaattaacatgaactactatatatggaatattaaatatgttcaatttttatgattatcatgatttagtttcatatccaattatgattaatttttaatttagtaaatttttcataaaattagatttagattcaaaaaattaacttagctaaatcatttaattagtttaattaacatgaactactatatatggaatattaaatatgttcaatttttatgattatcatgatttagtttcatatccaattatgattaatttttaatttagtaaaattttcatagaattagatttagattcaaaaaattaacttagctaaattatttaattagtttaattaaatatatggaATATCAACTATGGTCAttctttatcattattttgtacatttctcatatatttaaatttaaatattgacttgatttttgtttacattgaaatcacattcaagtgtatttttattgcaatagatttagcatGGCTAGTGAAGGTGGTTTTGCCCTGCCAGGGCGAGATCCGGCTTGGAAGTATTGTTTACCGATTGAGCGTAACCGAAATGGAACAATTTGTAATTTCTGTGGGTTGGTGATGAAAAGTGGAGGCATCACGCGATTCAAGTTTCATTTAATGCAAAAAGACCcgcataacaacaccaaaaagtgtccGAGAGTGCCGcccgaagtgaaagaagagatacgatTCCTAGTGCATgacaaaacaaaagcaaaagcaaagaaaaatgcagATATTGAAGAAATTCGTGCTCAATTACGTGGCACAATGGGGACTCATCATACACATTTGGTAgacgaagatgatgatgatgaagatgttgagaatgaagatgtgtatatgtatcaGACAGATATGCACCCAGATGAGCGGGATGCATATCGATCTGCAGTTCGTGCCTCGAAAGCATCAGAATGGGAACGTGAACAATATGAGAATATTGTAGGAAGCAAACGCAAAACAGGGGAGTCTTCACAGTCTCCTGGATTACCGTCGATGATGCGAAAATCACATAGTATGCGACATTTGCAACAATCACCCCCTCTTGCCCCTTCACTTTACAAGTCTTCtgca
Protein-coding regions in this window:
- the LOC104877740 gene encoding uncharacterized protein LOC104877740; the protein is MKAYAIVLIACGSVAVAIVVLCCLCKGGGKRKLPAVQRSTAAPQSAQQTYRQQAMEKGQTSKSSGSKDGKMVILAGAGAAIATTSIVTASSGGWNSGGGGGGAVVVVVAAVGAVVVVAAAVENCCSAGLLPSQTDVASYDVIDTKERSSQCGGVYSQDASNANRAGNSQFCSPSGRGHTGPSHGGFGRGNKPICQLYKKIGHVADKCYRRFDISFSGVGSTSYANSSSQANVLSTSNPTDHECRATPRKMKAYAVVLIACGSVAVAIVVLCCLCKGDGKRKRPDVQRSTAAPRSAQKTYSDMEKGQTSKSSDSKDGKMVILAGAGAVIAATAVVTASSGGGGGCGGGGGGCGGGGGCGGGGCGG